From one Thermomicrobiales bacterium genomic stretch:
- a CDS encoding TlyA family RNA methyltransferase: MSARPRKVRADELVLRQGLAESRSRAKTLIVAGEIRSGDRIILKPAELVDETLQLEVRAKLPYVSRGGLKLDHALNEFEIDATGMIAADLGASTGGFTDCLLQRGAAKVYAIDVGYGQLDYRLRSDPRVIVMERVNARYLEALPELVDFVCIDVSFISLRLILPVARRLLGGSGVCVALIKPQFEAGKESVGKGGVVRDPKVRQHVARQVVEAARETDFAVRGLVPSPITGPAGNIEYLIWMTTGRDTANDVDIDEVFERGDW, from the coding sequence GTGAGCGCGAGACCACGAAAAGTGCGTGCCGATGAGCTGGTTCTCCGGCAGGGGTTAGCCGAGTCGCGATCACGCGCAAAGACGCTGATAGTGGCTGGGGAAATCCGTTCCGGCGATCGCATCATCCTCAAGCCGGCCGAGTTGGTCGACGAGACGCTCCAGCTCGAAGTCCGCGCGAAGCTTCCATATGTCAGCCGTGGAGGCTTGAAGCTCGACCACGCACTCAACGAGTTCGAGATCGATGCGACCGGCATGATTGCGGCTGATCTTGGCGCGTCTACGGGCGGCTTCACGGACTGCCTGCTCCAACGTGGGGCTGCGAAGGTCTACGCGATCGACGTTGGCTATGGTCAGCTCGACTACCGTCTGCGGTCCGATCCGCGTGTCATCGTGATGGAACGAGTCAACGCGCGGTATCTCGAGGCGCTCCCTGAGCTGGTCGACTTCGTCTGCATCGACGTGTCGTTCATCTCGCTCCGATTGATTCTGCCGGTGGCCCGTCGCCTGCTCGGTGGATCCGGCGTCTGCGTCGCGTTGATCAAGCCACAATTCGAAGCCGGGAAAGAGAGCGTCGGAAAGGGTGGCGTCGTGCGCGACCCGAAGGTTCGCCAGCATGTCGCGAGACAGGTTGTCGAGGCAGCGCGGGAGACTGATTTCGCTGTCCGAGGATTGGTTCCGTCGCCCATCACCGGGCCGGCCGGGAATATCGAATACCTGATCTGGATGACGACCGGCCGAGACACAGCGAACGACGTAGATATCGACGAGGTGTTCGAAAGGGGAGATTGGTGA
- the larB gene encoding nickel pincer cofactor biosynthesis protein LarB — protein sequence MRDPFAAIVAALNNTGHSETPITTEVRIDLDRRRRTGSPEIVFGQNKTDEQIIRACERLLAVEPRVIVSRVGRERMEQLASALGDVTVEQPYPGETVILARPDAPIVRSIGHVAVITAGTSDLSAAGEAATVAFELGCRVTVVADVGIAGLHRLVQPLRDLIADDVAVIIVAAGMDGALPTVVTGLVDVPVIGLPTSVGYGVASGGNTALGTMLSSCTPGLAVVNIDNGVGAGVFAARIAHAAARHNQGSR from the coding sequence GTGAGGGATCCATTCGCTGCCATCGTCGCCGCGCTGAACAACACTGGACATAGCGAGACTCCAATAACGACCGAGGTTCGAATCGACCTCGACCGACGGCGGCGGACCGGCTCTCCGGAGATCGTCTTCGGCCAGAACAAGACGGACGAACAGATCATCCGCGCGTGCGAACGGCTACTTGCCGTCGAGCCGCGAGTGATCGTCTCACGAGTCGGCCGGGAACGAATGGAGCAGCTTGCCAGCGCGCTGGGCGATGTCACGGTCGAGCAGCCGTACCCGGGAGAAACGGTGATCCTCGCCCGTCCAGATGCTCCGATCGTGCGGAGCATTGGCCACGTTGCGGTGATCACTGCCGGGACGTCCGACCTTTCCGCCGCGGGGGAGGCAGCGACCGTCGCCTTCGAGCTCGGCTGCCGGGTCACTGTTGTCGCTGACGTCGGCATCGCCGGGCTCCATCGCCTCGTCCAACCGCTCCGGGATCTCATAGCCGACGATGTCGCAGTCATTATCGTTGCCGCAGGGATGGACGGGGCGCTACCGACAGTCGTGACCGGGCTCGTAGACGTGCCAGTAATCGGGCTGCCGACGTCGGTTGGCTACGGTGTCGCCAGCGGAGGGAACACCGCGCTCGGCACGATGCTATCGTCGTGCACGCCGGGGTTGGCGGTCGTCAACATTGACAACGGCGTCGGGGCCGGGGTCTTCGCGGCGCGAATCGCCCACGCCGCGGCACGCCACAATCAGGGTTCGCGCTGA